The genomic interval TAAATTTTTTACCTAGAAAATAGTGCGTGCGTGTAATccactgccagcagcggtggttgaggcagatacaatagggtgttttaacagcctcttagataggcacatggagcttagaaaaatagagggctatttgctagggaaattctaggcagtttctagagtaagttacgtggttggcacaatgttgtaggctgaatggcctggaataTGATGTAGATTTCAATGCTCAATGTTCTATGTTGAACAGTGAAATAACatctcttctttaatctgtacagtGTCCATGATTTTAATGTGGCTTTTTCACACTCCAATAGAACCTTTGtctatctcctgagtaaatagagatgaaaacatatttaagatctcccccatctgctttggttccatacgtggattgccattctggTCTTACAGTGAACCAACTTTGtgccttacaatccttttgctcttaatctatccctGGAGTCCTTGATGATTAATCTTTTCTGCAagggcaacctcatgtcttctcttAGCCATCCTTCtcttagccatcctgatttatctcttatgtgttctcttgtattttttACACTTCAAAAGAACCTGCCTGCCGATCCCTGTTATGCAActccattttgtgcttcaccagtGTCTCAATATatcttgaaatccaaggttccctgcagtttctatctttaccttttattctgacaaacaCATACCaactttgtactttcaaaatttcactttgaaggcctcccactgaccaagcacacctttgccataaagcagcctgtcccagtccacagttgccagatcctagtgtcttaattccaggtgttgatccattccctgaacacatccacctttgcTATCATGCACCTTGCATTGagatatacagggctcagcatattcactgcatcatgctcaatgtttttcattcctgactttgtctgagttcTGAACAACACCTGTCTTCAAAacccctccactatctgttctgttattcaggcatccattccccctgcaaatttagtttaaccccacttacccccaccccccaacatgcAGCTGTATCATCCCTTTGTTTTGATAGTGTTTTGATcactcccagatcaataaaaaggaggtgcatacaggcagataggaacaaatgggctACTTATgagatacaggaaattcaagtgaacactgatGAAAGAAGGcatggattctgcagatatgttaagtgcaaaaaattgcaagggaaaaaattaatcctttgcaagatcagaatggtaatccatatgaggagacaaaatagatTGGGGAGATTTTTTCTGCAttcgtatttactcaggagattgacacagagtctgtagatgtgaggcaaagtagcatcagcttcatggacactgtacagattacagaggtaatCTTGTTGCCGTATGAAGGAAAATTACCAGAAATATATCCCCAGTGCCTGACAAattgttccctcggaccctgtggaagacaagtgcagaagttgTAGGGgcccaagcacagatatttaaatcatccttagtgacaggtgaggtactggaagattggaggacagccaatgttgttctgctgttcaagaaaggctctaaaaataaactaagAAATTGTACCTTGgtaagcttgacatcagtaggGGGAAAGTTATTCTAACATATGTGCAggaactggatatataagtatttggatcgatgtggactgattaaggatggagagcatagctttgtgcatggtaggtcatgtctaaccaatcttatagagtctcgaggaagttatcagggaagtggatgaaggcaaggcagtggatgttgtctacatggacttcggcaaggcacttgacaaagtcttatatgggaggttggtcaagaaggttcagtcactcaacattcaagatgagatagtaaattggacgagacactgtctttgggagaagccagagtatggtagcagatggttacctctctgactggaacccTTTGACCAGTTGTGtgtcatagggatcagtgctggatctgatgttgtttgtcatctatatcagtaatctggattaCTGTGGTTAACTGCatcagtaaatttgttgatgacaacaagattggggtgtagtggacagcaaggaagatgaTCATGGCTTATAGTGcgacctggaccagctggaaaaatggtttgcgaaatggaaaatgaaattcaatgcagacaagagtgaggtgttgtatttgactggttgggcactgaggagtgttgtagaagaaagggacctgggaatacaagtccgtaattcactgaaagtggtgccACAGTTAGATAGAGATGGAAAGAAAGATTTCGGCCCATCGGCCTTCATGAACCAAAGCACTATCAACAGTAGGtagatgttatgttgacttgtagaaggtattggtgaggcctaatttggaatattttgtgcagtgttggtcacctacctacatgaaAGTTGTAAAAGAGGTtctgagagttcagagaaaattcacaaggatgttgccaggtctgggcGACTTTGgtaacaaggaaagattgaacaggataggattttattccttggaatgtagaagattgaggggagatttgattgtgatagaggggcatagatagactaaatgcaagctggcttttaccacggagATGGTGTGCGActacaaccagaagccatgggttaagggtgaaaggtgaaatgttaaggggaaatgtgaggggaaacttcttcacacagatggttatctgggtgtggaatgagcagccaacaCAAGTGGAGAATTCGAGCTGAATTTAAGGAGGTTTGTGTAGGTACCTGAATGGTAGGGttgtgggagtgggcagtttaaatagtttagcaCAAACTAGAttgtccaaagggcctgtttctgtgttggtaCTTTTCTGCAAGGGCCTGAAATAATtcaaagattcactctgtgtccattGAACAGCTGTGTGGACCAACTATTCTTCTCAGCAGGAAATTTTTATAAggcattaaaactgtggcactttaagttaataatacatatgGGAAAATTCCAGCTGCCCATTaagaaagactatttgtgtgagaatgtttcagttactgtgtggccaggcacccatgcagctcagcaggaacagggaataataccaatggagagagccaaactgagccaggtcacagatttgagatggcagaaatgccccattcctaTAGAAACaagaagagcatcagggaattgatggttattccagataccagcactgtgcccagttagaagttgatttctctgtccaacttgggtggAACCTCACTATAACAGTGTGATGCtggatcaaaccttggcaactcaagtaatctcatctgaagtgTTGTCCTACTCCCGTTGAtgcattttgtaaatctttttacaggttaaaaatgagaaggaatttgtctcccagaagctcaaacatggcacaccagttttgctgtctctgtctagatatttaagaggtgaagcaagggattcaatcaacCTTCCTATCTGATCAGACTACGGggcaggattcactcagtcatttgaccaactggcaccTCCATTATTTTACACAGGGGAGAGCCCATTCTTCTGCTCAggctgtgggaatggattcagtcagtcatctcaactgaaggtacatcagtaaGTTCACATTGGGCAAggtcattcacctgttctgtgtgtaaaaaaaatatttagtctgtcatcccacctgtggacccACCAGTCAGAAGCTGGTCATCTGCTAAATttctggggaaggattcactcggtcatctgacctaatggctcaccagtcagttcacacaagggagaagccattcacctgctcagactgcggtaagggatttactcggtcatctgacctaaaggtacatcagcgagttcacactggggagaagccattcacctgctcagtctgtgggaagggattcactcggtcatcctacCTGCAGAATCATAAGCAAGTtgacactggggagaagccattcatctgcctaGAATGCGGGAAGAAATTCACTTCGTCATCCAGCCTgcggagtcatcagcgagttcacactggggagaagccattcatctgcttagaatgtgggaagaaattcatTTCGTCATCCAGCctgctgagtcatcagcgagttcacactggagagaaaccgttcacctgctcagaatgtgggaagggattcactcattcatccagcctacagagacaccagcaatctcacactggagagaagttgttcacctgctcagtctgtgggaaggaattcactcagttatccaacctgcagagtcatcagcgagttcacactggagagaagccattcacctgctcagaatgcgggaagggattcactttctcATCGACACTtaaggtacaccagcgagttcacaccagggagaaaccgttcacctgctcagactgtgggaagagattcactttctcatctaacctgaaggtacatcaggtggttcacactggggagtggccgttcacctgttcagtctgtgggaagggattcattaacTCAACTGAACTGATagttcatcagcgagttcacactggagagaggccattcacctgctcagactgtgggaagggattcattaagTCAGCTGAACTGAAggttcatcagcgagttcacactggggagaggccgtttacctgctcagactgtgggaagggattcacttcctcatctaacctgatgacacaccagcgagttcacaccggggagcggccgttcacttgctcgaaCTGTGGGATGAGATTCGCACGGTTATTCACCCTACAgtgtcaccagcgagttcacactggggagaagccattcacctgctcagactgtgggaagagattcactcagtcatctgacctaaagGCTCACCAGCGATTTCACACCAAGGAGtgtccattcacctgctcggactgtgggaagggattcactttggaATCGACTCTagtgaaacaccagcgagttcacactgggaagaagccgttcacttgctcagtctgtgggaagggattcgctcagtcaAGTAACCTGCGGAGTCATCAGcaacttcacactggggagaagccgttcacttgctcagaatgtggtaagggattcactatgtcatctcacctactgatacaccagcgagttcacactggggagaagccgttcacctgctcagaatgtgggaagggattcacttgctcatcccaactgaaggtacatcagcgagttcacactggagagaagccattcacctgctcagaatgtgggaagggattcagtcggtcatccagcctacagagtcatcagcgagttcacactggggagaagccattcacctgctcagaatgtgggaagagattcactcggtcatcccacctactgaaacatcagcgagttcacactagggagaagccgttcacctgctcagactgtgggcagggattcacactgtcatcccacctactgagacatcagcgagttcacactggggagaagtcgttcacctgcttagactgcgggaagggtttcactcggatatccaacctgcagagtcatcagcgagttcacactggggtgaagccattcacctgctcagaatgcgggaaggcattcactcggtcatcgcacctactgagacatcagcgagttcacactagggagaagccattcatctgctcagaatgagggaagagattcactgattcatccaccctacagagacaccagaaagttcacactgggaagaagccattcacctgctcagtctgtgggaagggattcactcagtcctccaccctacagaaacaccagtcagttcacacattCTGagctattcacctgctcagaatgttggaaaggattcattcagtcatcccaactactggcacaccagtcagttctcATTGTTATTAATCCCTTGCTTTTGCTTGCTGAGgacattcattttaagagagagagtgattaagaaggcaaatcagtctggcttgcagcttgtttacatcactcacagcttgtttagttttaaccgaggaatcagacactcagagtcagacggagttaaaggaggaaaaatggaagtatcgaaaccagggaactagtggccaagagTCACTGTTTAGagctttcctatgcccacaagtgtgGGTTAAGTATTGATTCACCAtgcatcgaatgtgtggttgtcaccttgtTTGATCCATAGGTGTGGATCAGATTTAAGGTATCCTGTGAAGACTACTTTTGTGTTAACGCTTGGCGGGGTGTGGTGTGATAATacacttgaagatgataccccttgtgacaagtcactttcggtgataattcgtatgtggatttggaacgatgaagcataaaatctacagcaactgttctcTCATTTTACTACAATGGAACCTTTGGAATtcgacgtaattgccttctctcgacatttaccctggattacaaatatctctctctcgttacctattccgtggatgaactgaacttccatactttaccatctcaagactctcaagccttgtttcccccaagctcaatagtttgggagttatattttgtTACGCCCCaacctctgaggggccgaagggtacaacgtagccccctcctttttgagaatcgcaagatcgctatgaattcaggtcaggagacccaggaaatgagagaaagacacgcagaatccacatggGGTTTTTAATGTCCcagcccctcagcgatacaaagccacgggaaatgGTCATTGTCACTTGGAGATGGAATAGTGTATTGAGTTCCGTACTATTTagttgaagccctcagggaaagAGCTGAGGGGGCTGGCTGAGAGattgcatcattccaacctgattgacatctgagaaccTGTGAGTAacgataaaagagggtctggggaacaacccctttagacgcaccagggaAACGATAGAAATCCCGTctgtccatccttgcccggatgacgagttttccacggaacggcttagctaaaggaccgactacaaaaacagaactctcgaaggattgacatcataaaaaggaaagccggcaagtttaaaacatctctctctcttgactccaacaaaaggctgcagcctgcacaaacttgagtgacttttatatttccatcggacaatacattatctcctagacaacgatagaattttttcttattgattattattatacccgcgcttttagaattagtattgacgacgtatattatctgtatgtttgcattgaaattatttttgtgtatatttttcaataaatactgttaaaaatggtaccatcagacttcaacggacctctctatctttgctggtaagtaacccagttatggggtacgtaacaacttggggttctcgtcttgAGATTTGAcatcaaattgggaggccagtgaatcgggaaaAGGAGTCCAAACTTGCATCTGGtacacgggtagccagacgggaaaccagcaaagatggatgtggatgaatttatagaaaacccgactctggaaccgctagaggcggccaccaaattggacttgataaatatggcgaaggggctaaatctcgcagaggtgaggttgtcaatgaaaaagccagAGGTGCGAatggccataactcagtattgtaTTGTGAAGACTGTGTTTACagttgaggtattggaaaatatccctgaaaaggtaccagctagtgggacggctcaatTATAGtttgagaaattaaggttggaatatgaaattaaattaaagcagctggaagcagctgagaaggagaaaggcagagctgagaaggagaaagaaagagccgacaaacaaagggagcatgcgctccagctaaaggagttagaggtgaaacgggagcatgagctccagctaaaggggttagaggtgaaaaaagagcaggacagagctgagaagcaaagagagcatgaaattcagttaaaacagctggaggcagctaaaaaggaaaaggagagagccgagaaggagagagagaatgaggaggcagagaaagaggcaaaatgacttggatatggaaaagttaaggcaagagcgaagagctcaagggtcagaccgagaggagcggtttaatgttagtcgggagttgaggttagtaccttcATTTGAGGAAAGGGATGTTGaatgttatttcttgctttttgaaaaggtggcagtgtatcagaagtggcccaaagagcagtgggtggcgttgttacaaagtgtgttaaaagggaaagcacaacgggcatatgtggCGTTGTCTATGGAGGAGGACGAGGCGGAGAATTATGACTAAGTAAAAGCGGCCATTCTCCgtacttacgaattggtacctgaagcgtatagacaaaagttcagaaatctaaaggaagggtggaatcagatgtataccgagtttacctatgagaagggtgtgctcttggattgttggtgtacagcagaaatagtggaagaggatttttggcgtctcGGGGAGGTAattctgattgaagaatttaaaagtggtttttcggaggatatccggatgtatttgaatgagaagcctaTTACGTCCATCTccaaatttgctaggttcgcagatgaatatgccctaacccacaagacaaagtttacctcgaataaaagttcccagagagatcgtgggaacgatagagaaagcccgctggctgaggcagagTTCCCGCCGGCAGTTACTGGTAAGATTGGGGAGGAGAGgcaagacagccagagatttccagGCTTGACCTATTTTAATTatggaaaggggggacatattgcatctagctgctttgctccgaggaaggagataggaaaggggaaagcagcagtccctattggatgtgccgtgataatcagtaaatcgacaagagagccctgggtagacagagtacgagaagggtctgagacttgtatgtcaaatggaaccgggtctgtgagagagggacacCCACCAGTTCCCGTGCGAATCTGGAGAGAGACGGgggctgaactgtcattgattagccataaggtactggattttggtcgcaagatgggaatggtagctgtgaaaggaataggaaaagggaaggaagtggtgcccttgcataggttcattatgaattgtgagctagtctctggaccagttgaaatgggtgtgcgatcagaattcccgagaactgacgcggacgcccttctgggtaatgatttcgCCGATGGTagggtttggtcagcaatgaagctgacgagaCAGCCGGTGGAGGCCCCGCcccagattccaagatctatcccgcatacgcgatcactcgcagcatgtcgagaaaggcagctgagaacgagagcactTTAAATCCAGCCAGTATCGAGTTGGCCGAGACGTTATTCccaaccctgtaccacgagggtttagagggtggtaaaactaagagtagtaaagtgaaagagagtaagagagaggaggtagacctgcccttagcgaggagaaaagttctagaggcacgaaataaagatgagaaacagacagAGCTGTTAAAATGtctagggttggacatggatgatctgtctggtttggcagaactgtttgaagaagtggaAAATTCTAACGGTGTTCCGGatgatgaaatgagggcagtcctagatgaaaagggtacccttaccttgaaggagtctgctgagttggcagatgaggttgtttcaaccCATGGGGTTGAGTTTATTCCGGAAGGgaattgcccagagagtagctgggaggaacaggggaatttagaatttggaccgggtacgcatattgaaagcctggaagaggcaaatgtctcgtttctgtgtgtccaagatgtggatgcacgtggtactgaacctagtaatggagatcagataaagtctgaggtatttgattcagttgaaaaggaatgcagttcttgtgggtcagatgggctTAGTTCAGTGAATAAAGGGTTAACCTtgataatagtgggaagtgagagttcccaggtgtttgtgctcgaaggtgtgtttcAAGTTAATGAGGAGATCAAAGCTGGTGagttgaatattattattgaaggtaaAGGGAAATGTGTAGTTCCCATATTGAATGAAGAGAATTTAAAGGCTGTACTGATAACAGAAGCAGCAACcaagctacagagacaatggcttggtaccacaaagcctgtgaatcaattacaggttgagttggaaggtaaaggagccccacacgctattgttattccagagtgtggtgtgaaaaggcagaaattgaaatgttgtttgaacaaagagtttaaactgaaaactaatagcctgaagggtcctgaaaaggaaactagcaacttgcgtaaaattaaggcattgggtggaaattcggaagatggtctaagtttggaacacattgttgataaaataactcctatgaaaggagcgggcgaaagcctatttcacCAGGGTGCCCAAGATCACCACGAGGAAATTAACCGGagaagaggcgagggttaatggggacaccatttttaaatagcagaagccggttttaagggatttcgccaaagtatgtgaataataaagacaacccccatggaagcttGACTGTTAATTTTGatagtaacataaagattagtattttgcatgaacttttgtagtacacacataagctaagatcacaactctttagttttgtttgctgaaggaaataaataaaaataggtggtgtaacgttctccttcgggtgtaacggaacgctgaattcaacgtcgagataaaccacagtcaatgaaaccagtttgcagtaagattaaccatttactgttcactcttcatattaacatatggtgaaaaagcgttgctctcactgtgatttctaatgcctgcaaaacaacttctgctcaggtgtgcctcgtggtgagcccccaccctcgcgttaatttcaaaccggtactttcccacaagaagcggcgaaaccggatgtgacgtcagcgcatgccgatatattttacatgcaatgaatatactttaaacacttctaattctaactagaaaacactatcgaatgaattacgaagcgaaaatactataaactaaataactgtcgtaaagacagcacactccccgcttgaccttcgtaaggtcataatgaacagagtacaaaacttagtctcttaatcagtcattgggtagaagtagaataacttctgtaactggcctttggtaaattttcacatcgccttggtcggtagtcttcaattcgatcttcctgacatgtccatccccgcgaGGGAatctggcagtgattctggccattggccagcggttgcgggcgatttgcttgtccctgagcaggactaagtctccaacttgaagattcctgcggggttctgtccacttttgtctctgttgcaacaaaggtagatattcctgtctccagcgagaccagaactgatttgccagagcctgtaagtttggtgtcgagaagtattggttgtcagctctttcattcttgacttcat from Hypanus sabinus isolate sHypSab1 unplaced genomic scaffold, sHypSab1.hap1 scaffold_1524, whole genome shotgun sequence carries:
- the LOC132387104 gene encoding gastrula zinc finger protein XlCGF57.1-like, whose protein sequence is MAHQSVHTREKPFTCSDCGKGFTRSSDLKVHQRVHTGEKPFTCSVCGKGFTRSSYLQNHKQVDTGEKPFICLECGKKFTSSSSLRSHQRVHTGEKPFICLECGKKFISSSSLLSHQRVHTGEKPFTCSECGKGFTHSSSLQRHQQSHTGEKLFTCSVCGKEFTQLSNLQSHQRVHTGEKPFTCSECGKGFTFSSTLKVHQRVHTREKPFTCSDCGKRFTFSSNLKVHQVVHTGEWPFTCSVCGKGFINSTELIVHQRVHTGERPFTCSDCGKGFIKSAELKVHQRVHTGERPFTCSDCGKGFTSSSNLMTHQRVHTGERPFTCSNCGMRFARLFTLQCHQRVHTGEKPFTCSDCGKRFTQSSDLKAHQRFHTKECPFTCSDCGKGFTLESTLVKHQRVHTGKKPFTCSVCGKGFAQSSNLRSHQQLHTGEKPFTCSECGKGFTMSSHLLIHQRVHTGEKPFTCSECGKGFTCSSQLKVHQRVHTGEKPFTCSECGKGFSRSSSLQSHQRVHTGEKPFTCSECGKRFTRSSHLLKHQRVHTREKPFTCSDCGQGFTLSSHLLRHQRVHTGEKSFTCLDCGKGFTRISNLQSHQRVHTGVKPFTCSECGKAFTRSSHLLRHQRVHTREKPFICSE